In Alkalihalobacillus sp. FSL W8-0930, a single window of DNA contains:
- a CDS encoding carotenoid biosynthesis protein, translating into MLENFDRFIFRFFVFWYICGVILLTFDILPPSLEWANTVFLVLTGVLGAIFLIKQYGRMLGTVLSILIVIITFIVEGVGVHYGILFGDYFYNPDFGLILFEVPFTIGAAWLMVIATTHVIARAYTWRISNKWLEWLTYTLLGSTAAVIMDIVLDPVAFQVKEYWIWTAGGFYYNIPFSNFFGWFVLAFILHSVVYLTLQLAGKWTGYKDTYWEPRMVWLYLMVVVMFVILAITHQLWLAVLISMVLSVPLVFGYIKWKES; encoded by the coding sequence ATGTTAGAGAACTTTGATCGGTTCATTTTTCGTTTTTTTGTTTTTTGGTACATATGTGGTGTGATTCTTCTTACGTTTGATATCCTTCCACCAAGCTTAGAATGGGCAAATACCGTATTTCTAGTATTAACCGGAGTGCTCGGTGCAATCTTTCTTATTAAGCAATACGGAAGAATGCTCGGAACGGTCTTATCCATTTTAATTGTCATTATCACCTTTATTGTTGAGGGTGTTGGTGTACACTACGGTATCCTTTTTGGAGATTATTTTTATAATCCTGATTTTGGTTTGATTTTGTTCGAGGTGCCCTTCACGATTGGAGCAGCATGGTTAATGGTTATTGCTACAACTCATGTGATCGCTCGTGCCTATACATGGAGAATCTCGAATAAATGGTTGGAATGGTTGACATACACATTACTTGGCTCGACAGCCGCTGTCATTATGGATATTGTGCTGGACCCTGTTGCTTTTCAGGTGAAAGAGTATTGGATCTGGACAGCCGGGGGATTTTATTACAATATTCCTTTCTCTAATTTCTTTGGTTGGTTTGTACTAGCCTTCATTTTACATTCGGTTGTTTATCTTACACTCCAATTGGCCGGTAAATGGACAGGTTACAAAGATACATATTGGGAGCCTCGAATGGTTTGGCTCTATCTAATGGTCGTGGTGATGTTCGTTATTTTAGCCATCACTCATCAGCTATGGTTAGCTGTTCTTATTTCCATGGTTCTAAGCGTTCCGTTAGTATTTGGATACATCAAGTGGAAGGAATCATAA
- a CDS encoding SDR family oxidoreductase, which produces MAMNKRVVLVTGAGNGIGAEVALAFAEQGDQVIVSDVIAEDADRTVSKIREAGGEAIAIACDVSNSDQVKAMINQIDHTYGRLDVCINNAGISKWKSPLELEEDEWDKVMNTNAKGTFLCSKESAKLMVKGAHGGSIINMASTRATMSEPNSEAYAASKGAIVSLTHALAASLQDQHIQVNSISPGWIHTGDVNELRDVDHTQHFSKRVGEPSDIARVCLFLSDPRNTFITGENVTIDGGMTKKMIYEH; this is translated from the coding sequence ATGGCTATGAATAAGCGTGTTGTACTCGTGACGGGTGCCGGAAATGGCATCGGTGCCGAAGTAGCTCTTGCTTTTGCAGAACAAGGTGATCAAGTCATTGTTTCAGATGTGATTGCGGAAGATGCAGATCGTACTGTAAGTAAAATTCGTGAAGCTGGTGGGGAAGCGATTGCAATTGCCTGTGATGTCTCGAATAGTGACCAAGTGAAGGCAATGATCAATCAAATTGATCACACGTATGGACGTTTAGATGTATGCATTAACAATGCAGGCATTTCAAAGTGGAAGTCACCACTTGAGTTAGAGGAAGACGAATGGGATAAAGTGATGAATACAAATGCAAAAGGAACATTCTTATGTAGTAAAGAATCCGCTAAGCTGATGGTGAAGGGCGCTCATGGTGGGTCGATTATTAATATGGCTTCAACAAGAGCAACGATGAGTGAGCCAAATTCCGAAGCATATGCTGCTTCAAAAGGAGCCATTGTCTCGCTTACGCACGCACTTGCTGCTTCCTTACAAGATCAGCATATCCAAGTGAACAGTATTAGTCCTGGTTGGATTCATACAGGTGACGTAAATGAATTAAGAGATGTAGATCATACACAGCATTTCTCAAAAAGAGTTGGTGAGCCATCAGATATTGCACGTGTATGTTTATTTTTATCAGATCCGAGAAATACATTTATAACAGGTGAAAATGTAACAATTGATGGTGGAATGACGAAAAAAATGATTTATGAGCACTAA
- a CDS encoding metal-sulfur cluster assembly factor — MSTEQEKQQTKDQVMGQLEQVIDPELGIDIVNLGLVYEIKLDEDNNVTVVMTLTAMGCPLAGEIHRSVKEALNELTEIGDIGEVEVDIVWNPPWSKSMMSRYAKIALGVHES; from the coding sequence ATGAGTACAGAGCAAGAAAAGCAACAAACAAAAGATCAAGTAATGGGGCAGTTAGAACAAGTCATTGATCCAGAACTCGGGATCGATATTGTGAATTTGGGGCTTGTATATGAGATTAAACTTGATGAAGATAATAATGTTACAGTTGTCATGACACTAACAGCGATGGGCTGTCCATTAGCTGGAGAAATTCATCGTTCAGTGAAGGAAGCACTAAATGAATTAACGGAAATTGGAGATATTGGAGAGGTAGAGGTGGACATCGTTTGGAATCCACCTTGGTCTAAAAGTATGATGTCACGATACGCCAAGATTGCACTAGGAGTACATGAATCATAG
- a CDS encoding GbsR/MarR family transcriptional regulator gives MKGASSEFLQKIEEQYIEGIADNMRTYGVSATVGRVLGVIYTNRKPMTLEQLSMETGMSKTRMSQVVREMIDLNIASKVYEKGVRKDLYNVEEDYYQTFISLFTSNWQKVIQKNKMIGKRLANQLNKELENDQLTEETENELNLWLNETKQWMNYYQWLDELIDFFESGEIFKHVPKPE, from the coding sequence ATGAAAGGGGCTTCTTCTGAATTCTTACAAAAAATCGAAGAACAGTATATTGAGGGTATTGCTGATAACATGCGGACATACGGTGTGTCTGCTACGGTTGGCAGGGTACTTGGAGTAATCTATACAAACCGTAAACCAATGACGCTTGAACAGTTATCTATGGAAACTGGAATGAGCAAAACAAGAATGAGTCAAGTTGTACGCGAAATGATTGACTTAAATATCGCCAGCAAGGTATATGAAAAAGGCGTAAGAAAAGATTTGTATAATGTCGAAGAAGATTATTATCAAACCTTCATCTCACTTTTCACCTCTAATTGGCAGAAGGTTATACAAAAAAATAAAATGATTGGCAAACGATTGGCTAATCAATTAAACAAGGAACTTGAAAATGATCAGTTAACCGAGGAAACCGAAAATGAATTAAACCTATGGTTAAACGAAACAAAGCAGTGGATGAATTATTACCAATGGCTTGACGAATTAATTGATTTCTTTGAAAGCGGCGAAATCTTTAAACACGTCCCTAAACCAGAATAG
- a CDS encoding betaine/proline/choline family ABC transporter ATP-binding protein (Members of the family are the ATP-binding subunit of ABC transporters for substrates such as betaine, L-proline or other amino acids, choline, carnitine, etc. The substrate specificity is best determined from the substrate-binding subunit, rather than this subunit, as it interacts with the permease subunit and not with substrate directly.) has product MLRMENVTKTYKGGKKAVNNVSLNIQKGEFICIIGPSGCGKTTTMKMINRLIEPSNGKIYINDEDLLTQDAVKLRRKIGYVIQQIGLFPHMTIEENITLVPRLLKWTSSKKSKRAEELLSLVDMPKDYLNRYPHELSGGQQQRIGVLRALAANPPLILMDEPFGALDPITRDSLQEEFKRLQRSLDKTIVFVTHDMDEAIKLADRIVIMKDGEIVQVDSPEEILRNPANEFVEDFIGRERLLQGRPNVQTIAQVMSKKPISISGEQTPANALKLMKQSRVDSLLVTDEAGILKGYIDLESIDRNRSLESIDSLVKPSVHKVQEDALIRDTIHRLLKRGVSYSPVVNSEDKLVGIVTRASLVDMVYDSIWGEDESVAVGGVNHE; this is encoded by the coding sequence ATGTTACGAATGGAAAATGTGACCAAAACCTATAAAGGTGGAAAAAAAGCTGTAAACAATGTATCACTCAATATTCAAAAAGGAGAGTTCATTTGTATTATTGGCCCGAGTGGCTGTGGTAAAACAACTACTATGAAAATGATTAACCGATTAATCGAACCTTCAAACGGCAAAATTTATATTAACGATGAAGATTTGTTGACACAGGATGCTGTAAAGCTTCGAAGGAAGATTGGATATGTCATTCAGCAGATTGGGTTATTCCCCCATATGACAATTGAAGAGAACATCACTTTGGTTCCTCGATTATTAAAATGGACTTCGAGTAAGAAATCAAAAAGAGCTGAGGAATTATTATCATTAGTTGATATGCCTAAAGATTATTTAAATAGATATCCGCATGAACTAAGTGGAGGTCAACAGCAACGGATTGGGGTATTACGTGCTTTGGCCGCAAATCCGCCACTTATTTTAATGGACGAGCCATTTGGAGCGCTTGATCCGATTACCAGGGATTCCTTGCAGGAAGAATTTAAGCGACTGCAGCGATCATTGGATAAAACCATCGTATTTGTCACACATGATATGGATGAAGCAATTAAGCTAGCTGACCGAATCGTTATCATGAAAGATGGAGAAATTGTTCAGGTGGATTCTCCCGAAGAAATTTTACGTAATCCAGCGAACGAATTTGTAGAAGATTTTATTGGTAGAGAACGTCTATTACAAGGACGACCAAATGTACAGACGATCGCCCAGGTCATGAGTAAAAAACCAATTTCTATTAGCGGGGAACAAACACCGGCGAATGCCTTAAAGCTAATGAAGCAGTCACGAGTAGACTCGCTCCTTGTAACGGATGAAGCTGGTATCTTAAAGGGATACATTGATCTTGAGTCTATTGACCGCAATCGATCATTGGAATCCATCGACTCCTTAGTTAAACCAAGTGTTCATAAAGTGCAAGAAGATGCCTTAATTAGAGACACGATTCACCGGTTGTTAAAACGTGGAGTGAGCTATTCTCCCGTCGTCAACAGCGAAGATAAGCTAGTTGGGATAGTGACTCGAGCTAGTTTGGTTGATATGGTGTATGACTCCATTTGGGGAGAAGATGAAAGTGTTGCAGTTGGGGGAGTAAACCATGAATGA
- a CDS encoding ABC transporter permease: protein MNELTEFLQANGSELLLKTWEHIYISYLAVLLGILVAIPLGIALTRVPKLAQWVIGTVSVLQTIPSLAILAFFIPFLGVGTVPAVVALFLYSVLPILRNTYTSVKEVDSNLIEAGKGMGMTTWERIKGIELPLASPVIMSGIRVSSVYLIGWAALASFIGAGGLGDFIFSGLNLYDPSFIIAGAVPVTILALLTDVIFGKIEKTVTPKGIQTHEKTV, encoded by the coding sequence ATGAATGAGTTGACGGAGTTTTTACAAGCAAACGGAAGCGAACTTCTTCTTAAAACCTGGGAACATATTTATATTTCTTACTTGGCTGTTTTACTTGGGATCTTAGTCGCTATTCCTTTAGGTATTGCATTAACTCGTGTCCCAAAACTTGCGCAATGGGTGATAGGTACAGTGAGTGTTTTGCAAACCATTCCGAGTCTTGCTATTTTAGCCTTTTTTATTCCTTTTCTAGGAGTGGGAACTGTACCCGCGGTTGTTGCCTTATTCTTATATTCCGTTTTACCAATTCTACGTAATACGTACACAAGTGTAAAAGAGGTTGATTCAAACTTAATAGAGGCTGGCAAAGGAATGGGGATGACCACATGGGAGCGAATTAAGGGGATTGAATTACCTCTTGCGTCTCCGGTCATAATGTCTGGCATTCGTGTGTCCTCGGTGTATTTAATTGGTTGGGCTGCTCTTGCATCTTTTATTGGAGCTGGAGGCTTAGGTGATTTTATTTTTAGTGGGTTAAACCTTTACGATCCATCGTTTATCATAGCGGGAGCCGTGCCTGTAACAATCTTAGCTCTATTAACTGATGTGATTTTTGGAAAAATAGAAAAGACTGTTACACCTAAAGGCATTCAAACACATGAGAAAACCGTGTAA
- a CDS encoding osmoprotectant ABC transporter substrate-binding protein, translating into MLKIKSMVAISVLATVLTGCSLPGLSGPASGTVKIGAVNTSESMIIGNMIKELIEEETDLKVEMINNLGSSIVMHQAMLNGDVDIAATRYTGTDIAGALNLEPVMDPEEALKVVQEEFPERYDQVWFDSYGFANSYAITVTNDMADQENLEKVSDLEEQADKLRVGVDGSWINRAGDGYEGFQETYFGFENISPMQIGLVYDAVESGRMDAVLAYTTDGRIAAYDLKILEDDRQFFPPYDASMVVDNELLREHPELEAILNRLVGTIDTEKMQELNYEADFFMKEPAVVAREFLDENQFFAEGVE; encoded by the coding sequence ATGCTAAAAATAAAATCAATGGTTGCTATATCAGTACTAGCAACTGTTTTAACTGGTTGTTCGTTACCTGGTTTAAGTGGACCGGCAAGCGGAACTGTAAAGATCGGTGCGGTTAATACATCAGAGTCAATGATCATTGGAAATATGATAAAGGAGCTGATTGAAGAGGAAACGGATTTAAAAGTTGAGATGATCAATAACTTAGGTTCTTCCATCGTCATGCATCAAGCCATGTTGAATGGGGATGTAGACATTGCAGCTACTCGTTATACGGGAACTGATATAGCAGGTGCCTTAAATTTGGAACCAGTGATGGATCCGGAAGAAGCCCTTAAGGTCGTACAAGAAGAGTTTCCGGAAAGATATGATCAAGTATGGTTTGATTCGTATGGGTTTGCGAATTCATATGCCATTACAGTAACGAATGACATGGCGGACCAGGAGAATTTAGAAAAAGTTAGTGATTTGGAGGAGCAAGCTGATAAGCTTCGTGTTGGCGTAGATGGATCATGGATCAATCGAGCCGGAGATGGATATGAAGGATTCCAAGAAACGTATTTTGGATTTGAAAATATATCTCCTATGCAAATCGGTCTTGTGTATGACGCGGTTGAAAGCGGACGTATGGATGCAGTTCTTGCTTATACCACAGACGGACGAATTGCTGCATATGATTTGAAAATCCTTGAAGACGATCGTCAGTTCTTTCCGCCATATGATGCGTCTATGGTTGTAGATAACGAACTATTAAGAGAGCACCCGGAGCTTGAAGCCATTTTAAATCGATTAGTTGGAACGATCGATACAGAGAAAATGCAGGAATTGAATTACGAAGCGGATTTCTTTATGAAAGAACCAGCCGTTGTGGCAAGAGAGTTTTTAGATGAGAATCAGTTTTTTGCTGAAGGGGTTGAGTAA
- a CDS encoding ABC transporter permease, with amino-acid sequence MDIIQDLILYYSQNGGYVWTEFYRHFLMSAYGVFFAALVAIPLGILIARYSRLSGVVLTITNVIQTIPALAMLAVLMLVLGLGANTVVLALFLYSLLPILRNTYIGIKNVDRSLVESGRAMGMTRWQLLYMLELPLALSVITAGLRTALVFSIGITTIGTFIGAGGLGDIVIRGTNATDGAAIILAGAIPTALMAILADVVMGWIERILSPSSKQQKQTNPV; translated from the coding sequence ATGGACATCATACAAGATTTAATTCTATATTACTCTCAGAATGGGGGGTATGTATGGACAGAATTTTATCGGCATTTTCTAATGTCGGCGTATGGAGTATTCTTTGCTGCTCTTGTTGCCATACCTCTTGGTATTCTTATTGCTCGTTATAGCAGGCTAAGTGGTGTGGTCTTAACCATTACAAATGTGATTCAAACGATCCCGGCCCTTGCGATGCTAGCTGTTTTGATGCTTGTATTAGGTTTAGGTGCTAATACGGTTGTGTTAGCGTTGTTTCTCTACTCGTTGCTACCCATTCTACGAAATACGTATATCGGTATTAAAAATGTCGATCGTTCACTCGTGGAATCGGGGAGGGCGATGGGTATGACAAGATGGCAGCTATTGTATATGCTTGAACTGCCTCTTGCGTTGTCAGTCATTACCGCGGGCTTGCGCACGGCTTTAGTATTTTCAATTGGAATTACGACGATTGGAACGTTTATAGGAGCTGGTGGACTTGGCGATATTGTAATCAGAGGAACAAACGCCACCGATGGAGCGGCCATTATTTTAGCTGGTGCGATTCCAACTGCCTTGATGGCCATCTTAGCTGACGTTGTAATGGGGTGGATCGAGCGGATACTTTCCCCATCTTCTAAACAACAAAAGCAAACGAATCCAGTTTAA
- a CDS encoding YjcZ family sporulation protein: MLTVGGYENGFAFIVVLFILLVIVGSAYSY, translated from the coding sequence GTGTTGACAGTGGGCGGATATGAAAATGGTTTTGCGTTTATCGTTGTTTTATTCATTCTTCTAGTGATCGTTGGCTCAGCTTACAGCTACTAA
- a CDS encoding PTS glucose transporter subunit IIA, producing the protein MLKKLFGLDKNENQQSTTEETPTEETVFAVANGTLVALEDVPDPTFSQKMIGDGAAIEPTDGRVVAPIAGEVIQVFPTGHAVGIRTKGGAELLIHIGLETVNMDGEGFTAHVKEGDSVDVGSLLVEYDLELVKEKASSTLIPVVVTNHEDLGGIQAETSGASEAGSTAHLTVKYKR; encoded by the coding sequence ATGTTAAAAAAATTGTTTGGGTTAGACAAAAATGAAAATCAACAATCAACAACGGAAGAAACTCCAACGGAAGAAACGGTTTTTGCAGTGGCGAATGGAACGTTGGTTGCACTTGAAGATGTACCAGATCCAACATTTTCACAAAAAATGATTGGGGACGGGGCGGCAATTGAGCCAACGGATGGCAGAGTGGTCGCACCGATAGCGGGAGAAGTTATTCAAGTATTCCCAACTGGTCATGCGGTTGGCATACGTACAAAGGGTGGAGCAGAGCTTCTCATTCATATTGGTCTTGAGACTGTAAATATGGATGGGGAAGGATTCACTGCCCACGTAAAAGAAGGAGACAGTGTAGATGTTGGATCACTTCTTGTGGAATATGATCTTGAGCTTGTAAAAGAAAAGGCATCAAGCACGCTTATTCCAGTTGTTGTAACCAATCATGAGGATCTAGGCGGAATTCAGGCCGAAACGTCAGGCGCTTCAGAGGCGGGCTCCACTGCGCATTTAACTGTTAAATACAAGCGTTAA
- a CDS encoding DUF2179 domain-containing protein codes for MSALLVFVVQLLYVPILTIRTIMMVKGMKERAAAMGALEGIIYVVALGIVFSDLSNYYNMIAYALGFAVGLYIGAIIEEKLAIGYLTFEVNIPTRNQELIDRLREVGFSVSSSAVEGMTSTRYQLDCTARRDREKEFIRVVTEYEPAAFIVSFEPRSFKGGYITKAMKRRREKYLKKKKNAEQS; via the coding sequence ATGTCAGCTTTACTCGTATTTGTTGTGCAGCTTCTATATGTTCCTATTCTAACCATTAGAACAATTATGATGGTTAAAGGAATGAAGGAACGTGCGGCAGCAATGGGCGCTTTGGAAGGTATTATTTACGTTGTGGCCTTGGGAATAGTATTCAGTGATTTAAGTAACTATTATAATATGATTGCCTATGCTTTAGGCTTCGCTGTAGGTCTTTATATCGGAGCGATCATTGAAGAAAAGCTGGCAATTGGATATCTAACATTTGAAGTAAATATTCCGACAAGAAATCAAGAGTTAATTGATAGGTTAAGAGAAGTAGGTTTTAGTGTTTCCTCTTCAGCTGTAGAAGGTATGACATCTACTCGTTATCAGCTAGACTGTACAGCGAGACGAGATCGAGAGAAGGAATTTATTCGCGTGGTGACTGAATACGAACCAGCAGCGTTTATCGTTTCCTTTGAACCGAGAAGCTTTAAAGGTGGATATATTACAAAAGCAATGAAGCGTCGTCGAGAAAAGTATTTAAAAAAGAAAAAGAATGCAGAACAATCATAA
- the uppP gene encoding undecaprenyl-diphosphatase UppP, whose translation MTILEAIVLGLVQGLTEFLPISSSAHLVITQLLFDISFPGFGFEILLHLGSVLAVIIYYRKDLIELIIGFFGYIKNRSEENKTSFWFSIYILVATVITGVAGILFEDYISTALKGPTMIAISLAITGIFLIIIERVVRTGNRTEKDMTLFDSVLIGIGQSIALIPGLSRSGTTLVVGMFAGLTKETAVRYSFMLSIPVILGSTVLAIKDLLNGELLAVAGAFPLIVAFIVTFISSLLGIVWFINFLKKSKLVYFAAYCFILALFVYFYLGDVDPSQF comes from the coding sequence ATGACAATACTTGAGGCCATTGTGCTAGGATTGGTACAAGGACTTACTGAATTCCTTCCAATCTCAAGCTCCGCCCACCTTGTAATTACCCAATTGCTATTTGATATTTCTTTCCCTGGTTTTGGGTTTGAAATCTTACTGCATCTAGGCTCTGTTTTAGCGGTTATCATTTATTACCGAAAAGATTTAATTGAATTAATTATTGGCTTTTTTGGTTACATTAAGAATCGTTCAGAGGAAAATAAAACGAGCTTCTGGTTTTCAATTTACATACTAGTAGCTACAGTGATCACTGGTGTAGCAGGTATTCTATTTGAAGATTACATTTCTACTGCACTAAAAGGTCCAACAATGATTGCCATCTCACTTGCCATCACAGGGATTTTTCTCATTATCATTGAGCGTGTGGTTCGAACAGGGAACCGTACTGAGAAGGATATGACTCTGTTTGATTCAGTCCTTATTGGAATCGGACAATCTATTGCTTTAATCCCTGGACTTTCTCGGTCAGGAACAACACTTGTTGTTGGAATGTTTGCTGGATTAACTAAAGAAACTGCTGTACGTTATTCCTTCATGTTATCCATTCCAGTTATTCTTGGATCAACCGTACTTGCCATTAAAGATTTACTAAACGGTGAACTGCTTGCTGTTGCAGGGGCATTCCCATTAATTGTTGCGTTTATCGTTACGTTTATCTCATCTTTACTTGGAATTGTTTGGTTTATTAACTTCTTAAAGAAAAGCAAGCTTGTGTATTTTGCAGCTTACTGCTTTATCCTAGCATTGTTTGTGTATTTCTATCTCGGAGATGTTGACCCTAGCCAGTTTTAA
- a CDS encoding TlpA disulfide reductase family protein: MKRKLTIFIFIIAICIGAGLLVNQLVNGSKQVGTQEGMQTESIHLKTADGQTADVFEPKNRVTVLNVWATWCEPCVRELPALMELESDYNQKGVDVVTLNAQKFERVPEHTFEFMEEQQLTLPVFLDSEGEFFDTYSVQGLPTTFIVDADQTIVKRIEGEVHYEMIQEMIEPLLPPS, encoded by the coding sequence ATGAAACGTAAATTAACAATATTCATATTCATTATTGCAATTTGTATTGGAGCGGGTTTGCTCGTTAATCAACTTGTTAATGGCTCAAAACAGGTTGGTACTCAAGAAGGAATGCAAACGGAATCGATTCATTTAAAAACGGCGGATGGGCAAACAGCTGATGTGTTTGAACCGAAAAATCGTGTAACCGTATTAAATGTTTGGGCAACATGGTGTGAACCTTGTGTACGTGAGCTTCCAGCATTAATGGAGCTAGAATCAGATTACAATCAAAAAGGCGTTGACGTTGTTACGTTAAATGCTCAAAAGTTTGAACGAGTACCTGAGCATACGTTTGAATTTATGGAAGAGCAACAGCTGACATTACCTGTGTTTTTAGACTCTGAAGGTGAATTTTTTGATACATACAGCGTGCAAGGGTTACCGACAACATTTATAGTGGATGCAGACCAAACCATCGTGAAGCGTATTGAAGGAGAGGTTCATTACGAAATGATTCAAGAAATGATTGAACCGCTCCTACCTCCTAGCTAG
- a CDS encoding DUF3866 family protein, producing MEQECWTVTDSILFEDETIQIIRTADTSYPAVLYKRFFPAVSIGTRLLINQTATALKLGSGGYDFVKHVMASKRQPTKSNNHIMKLRYTSLQHVGNSVEEMKELSSLFENHLSLQNKKIILAELHSMVPLIYDVATEIDAATSCCFIFDDSASLTIEISSHIRRLQLLSNFHSITVGQCVGGEYDAVSLATALQFAHGYLQADLIIISVGPGVVGTGTKYGHSAMDIANWANTVGSLSGCPVWIPRLSFADKRERHYGLSHHTITPLLDFTYCPCVLVFPPLQSEQKQLIASQLTGAGKANHRMIYSSKLSNEEAVKRALAVGKVKTMGREYNDDPVFFEAVSEAVSFCLEG from the coding sequence GTGGAACAGGAATGCTGGACAGTGACTGATTCCATTCTATTTGAGGATGAAACCATTCAAATTATACGTACTGCGGATACTTCCTATCCTGCCGTCCTTTACAAGCGGTTTTTTCCCGCTGTCTCAATAGGCACGAGACTTTTAATTAATCAAACAGCTACAGCACTTAAACTCGGATCGGGGGGGTATGATTTTGTAAAGCATGTGATGGCAAGTAAAAGACAGCCCACTAAAAGCAACAACCATATTATGAAGCTGCGATATACCTCTTTGCAGCATGTCGGAAACAGTGTAGAAGAAATGAAAGAACTATCTTCCTTGTTTGAAAACCACCTTTCCTTACAAAACAAAAAAATCATTCTTGCGGAATTACACAGTATGGTTCCTCTTATCTACGATGTAGCCACTGAAATTGATGCTGCTACATCCTGCTGTTTTATTTTCGATGACAGTGCTTCATTAACGATTGAGATCAGTTCGCATATTCGTAGACTTCAATTGTTGAGCAATTTTCATTCAATTACAGTTGGTCAATGTGTAGGGGGAGAGTACGATGCGGTTAGTCTAGCTACAGCTCTTCAATTTGCTCATGGCTATCTTCAGGCAGATCTAATTATTATTTCCGTTGGACCGGGTGTGGTAGGAACTGGGACTAAATACGGTCACTCAGCAATGGATATCGCGAATTGGGCTAATACGGTTGGTTCGTTAAGTGGTTGTCCGGTATGGATACCTAGACTTTCTTTTGCAGATAAAAGAGAACGGCATTATGGACTAAGTCATCATACCATTACTCCATTACTTGATTTCACCTATTGTCCATGTGTGCTTGTCTTTCCTCCGTTACAAAGCGAACAAAAGCAGCTGATTGCATCACAATTGACTGGAGCTGGCAAGGCTAATCATCGTATGATTTATTCGTCAAAACTATCTAATGAGGAAGCTGTAAAACGTGCCTTAGCAGTGGGGAAGGTTAAAACAATGGGACGTGAATACAATGATGACCCAGTGTTTTTTGAAGCTGTATCTGAGGCCGTTTCTTTTTGCCTTGAAGGATAA
- a CDS encoding NUDIX hydrolase: MTHLTEKTISTESIFKGKVISLQVDTVTLPNGNESKRELVKHPGAVAVIAVTDEGKIVLVNQYRKPLEKAILEIPAGKIDPGEAPIKTAARELKEETGYEAKELELVTSFYTSPGFADEIIYLYEAKELIQGVANPDADEFVEVTEVTLEQAQALVDDQTIHDAKTAYAIMYLLLKQAQAK, from the coding sequence ATGACACACTTAACGGAAAAAACCATCTCAACAGAATCAATTTTTAAGGGAAAGGTTATCTCTCTTCAGGTTGACACGGTTACCCTTCCAAACGGAAATGAAAGCAAAAGAGAGCTCGTAAAGCACCCAGGAGCGGTGGCTGTTATTGCAGTAACAGATGAAGGGAAGATCGTGCTTGTGAATCAATACCGCAAGCCGCTTGAAAAGGCCATTCTAGAAATTCCTGCAGGCAAAATTGACCCAGGTGAAGCACCAATTAAAACAGCTGCTCGTGAACTAAAAGAAGAGACAGGGTACGAAGCAAAAGAATTAGAGCTTGTTACATCCTTTTATACATCTCCTGGATTTGCAGATGAGATTATCTATTTATATGAAGCAAAAGAATTAATTCAAGGTGTGGCGAACCCGGATGCAGATGAATTTGTAGAGGTTACAGAAGTAACGCTTGAGCAGGCTCAAGCTTTAGTTGATGATCAAACCATTCATGATGCCAAAACGGCTTATGCCATCATGTACCTTCTATTAAAACAAGCCCAAGCGAAGTAG